In the Campylobacter showae genome, one interval contains:
- a CDS encoding ABC transporter permease — MPSKNFIDYAVTLLYKDRADHAFSFFIFAFIVFILSAVLFVSSSIQSDLTNLTRSKPEVVVEALRAGKRDLMHDGYIYDISKIAGVASVEGAVEGEYYFAQKRVWFHIVGDEDLDENEMIVGEGVKKEMAELYYEDVFNFLTEEKMIPIKINKIAPHETGIVSNDVIYMNPATAREVLSLKEGEYTRLYVEVPNVNEISEVALKIQNVYPNTEVTSIEDGVAKIRHLYYYKGGIFMVLYVVAMVSFFILLKNQISLAYGEKKKEIAILRSIGFSVRNIIALKFIQNIVVSFSAYLLGVAGAYLYVFLFGAPFLRDIFLGSEVANFTDFTPIIDFNMLFLIFVFSVIPFLAFVIIPSWRIAVSDMSEAVK; from the coding sequence ATGCCGAGTAAAAATTTTATCGATTACGCAGTTACGCTGCTCTATAAAGACCGCGCCGATCACGCTTTTAGCTTTTTTATCTTCGCTTTTATCGTGTTTATCTTAAGCGCGGTTCTTTTCGTCTCAAGCTCCATCCAAAGCGACCTTACGAATTTGACCCGCTCAAAGCCCGAAGTCGTCGTCGAAGCTCTGCGCGCGGGCAAACGCGACTTGATGCACGACGGCTACATCTACGACATCTCAAAGATCGCGGGCGTAGCTAGCGTAGAGGGCGCAGTCGAGGGAGAGTATTATTTCGCGCAAAAAAGAGTCTGGTTTCACATCGTCGGCGACGAAGATTTGGACGAAAACGAGATGATCGTGGGCGAAGGCGTGAAAAAAGAGATGGCGGAGCTTTATTACGAGGACGTTTTTAACTTTTTAACCGAAGAAAAAATGATCCCGATAAAGATCAACAAAATAGCGCCGCATGAAACGGGTATCGTCTCAAACGACGTTATCTATATGAATCCCGCCACCGCGCGCGAAGTGCTAAGCCTTAAAGAGGGCGAATACACGAGGCTCTACGTCGAAGTACCAAACGTCAACGAGATCAGCGAAGTGGCGCTAAAGATCCAAAACGTATATCCAAACACCGAGGTTACGAGCATCGAGGATGGCGTGGCCAAAATAAGGCACCTTTACTACTACAAAGGCGGCATTTTCATGGTGCTTTACGTCGTGGCGATGGTTTCGTTTTTCATCCTGCTGAAAAATCAAATTTCGCTCGCTTACGGCGAAAAGAAAAAGGAGATCGCGATATTGCGCAGTATCGGCTTTAGCGTGAGAAATATCATCGCGCTTAAATTTATCCAAAACATCGTCGTTTCTTTTAGCGCCTATTTGCTAGGCGTCGCGGGAGCGTATCTCTACGTGTTTTTATTCGGCGCGCCGTTTTTACGCGATATATTTTTAGGCAGCGAGGTGGCGAATTTTACCGATTTCACGCCGATCATCGACTTTAATATGCTATTTTTGATCTTTGTTTTTAGCGTGATTCCGTTTTTGGCATTCGTCATCATCCCGTCGTGGCGCATAGCCGTTAGCGACATGAGCGAGGCGGTAAAATGA
- a CDS encoding nitrous oxide reductase accessory protein NosL gives MILRSILGSALLAALMFGAEANEQAGKMKPMFQSVDPSKATLVGSGEDKEYCAVCGMNLVKFYKTNHVYNGKQVASLHCLYELTEGKIPSDAQVVDTKNLNLIDANKAFYVVGSKIGGTMTRNSKYAFSTESDAKEFQAENGGEIMDFAKAYEIAGQDFEGDNKMIKAKREGGVYAHGKEFYEANCEKTDPKSFKAISELKAHLKKTCDQKGASKAHEYDKHLQAAALYLWDAPANLGSSDQATKSKQKTQKAERIVVPKGARCPVCGMLIGKNPQWATMMKTSKEELYFDGVKDMMKYYFEKGKKDDQIYVSDYYKLNKIDARTAYYVTGSNVLGPMGNELIPFASEEDAKTFAKDHGGKQIVKFDEITTLLVERLM, from the coding sequence ATGATTTTACGTTCTATTTTGGGTTCGGCGCTGCTGGCGGCGCTAATGTTTGGCGCCGAAGCAAACGAGCAAGCAGGCAAGATGAAGCCGATGTTTCAAAGCGTGGATCCAAGCAAAGCTACGCTCGTAGGAAGCGGTGAGGATAAAGAGTACTGCGCCGTTTGCGGAATGAATTTGGTTAAATTTTATAAAACAAACCACGTCTATAACGGCAAACAGGTAGCATCTCTGCACTGCTTATACGAGCTCACGGAAGGAAAAATCCCAAGCGACGCGCAGGTCGTAGATACGAAAAATCTAAATTTGATCGATGCAAATAAAGCCTTTTACGTCGTCGGTAGCAAGATCGGCGGCACGATGACTAGAAATAGCAAATACGCCTTCTCAACCGAGTCCGACGCAAAAGAGTTCCAAGCCGAAAACGGCGGCGAGATAATGGACTTTGCCAAAGCATACGAGATCGCGGGACAGGACTTTGAGGGCGATAACAAGATGATCAAAGCTAAACGCGAGGGCGGCGTTTACGCACACGGTAAGGAATTTTACGAAGCAAACTGCGAGAAAACCGATCCAAAAAGCTTTAAAGCTATCTCCGAGCTAAAAGCCCATCTCAAAAAGACATGCGACCAAAAGGGCGCTAGCAAAGCCCATGAATACGACAAACACCTGCAAGCCGCGGCTTTGTATCTATGGGACGCTCCGGCAAATTTAGGCTCTAGCGATCAAGCCACAAAATCTAAGCAAAAAACGCAAAAAGCCGAGAGGATCGTCGTGCCAAAAGGCGCGCGCTGCCCCGTTTGCGGTATGCTAATCGGCAAAAACCCGCAGTGGGCGACGATGATGAAAACAAGCAAAGAGGAGCTTTACTTTGACGGCGTCAAGGATATGATGAAGTATTATTTCGAAAAAGGCAAAAAAGACGATCAAATTTACGTTAGCGACTACTACAAGCTAAACAAAATCGACGCTAGAACCGCCTACTACGTAACCGGCTCAAACGTACTCGGACCTATGGGCAACGAGCTCATACCGTTTGCCAGCGAAGAGGACGCTAAGACCTTCGCCAAAGACCACGGCGGCAAACAGATCGTCAAATTTGACGAGATAACTACGCTTTTGGTTGAGAGGTTGATGTGA